The following are from one region of the Rattus rattus isolate New Zealand chromosome 13, Rrattus_CSIRO_v1, whole genome shotgun sequence genome:
- the LOC116914715 gene encoding beta-defensin 4-like has translation MRIHYLLLSFLLVLLSPLSVFTRRINNPFTCAHNGGICWGPCTGSFRQIGTCGLPRIRCCRQK, from the exons ATGAGGATCCATTACCTTCTCTTATCATTTCTCCTGGTGCTGCTGTCACCACTTTCAG TCTTTACTCGAAGAATCAACAATCCATTCACATGTGCGCACAATGGAGGCATATGCTGGGGTCCATGCACTGGCAGTTTTCGACAGATTGGCACTTGTGGACTGCCTAGAATCAGATGCTGCCgacaaaaatag
- the LOC116914261 gene encoding beta-defensin 33, with translation MRLLFLLFLLLVCLAQNTSGHKRNTKFHECEKMGGICKYQKTHGCSILPAECKSRYKHCCRL, from the exons ATGAGGCtgctatttcttctctttctcctccttgtaTGTCTTGCTCAGAATACATCAG GGCACAAAAGAAATACGAAATTTCATGAGTGTGAGAAAATGGGTGGCATTTGCAAGTATCAGAAAACCCACGGATGCTCCATCCTGCCTGCAGAATGCAAAAGTCGATACAAACACTGCTGTAGGTTGTAA